Proteins from a single region of Streptococcus oralis:
- a CDS encoding DUF1149 family protein: protein MNLKREQEFVSQYHFDARNFEWENENGAPETKVDVNFQLLQHDQENQVTSLVVILSFMIVFDKFVISGTISQVNHVEDRIVNEPSEFNQEEVETLARPCLNMLNRLTYEVTEIALDLPGINLEF, encoded by the coding sequence ATGAATCTTAAACGAGAACAAGAATTTGTTAGCCAGTATCACTTTGATGCTCGTAACTTTGAATGGGAAAATGAAAATGGAGCTCCTGAAACCAAGGTAGACGTGAACTTTCAGTTGCTCCAACATGACCAAGAAAATCAAGTAACTTCTTTAGTCGTTATCTTGAGTTTCATGATTGTCTTTGACAAATTTGTCATCAGCGGAACAATTTCTCAAGTTAACCATGTGGAAGACCGTATTGTCAACGAACCAAGCGAATTTAACCAAGAAGAAGTCGAAACCTTGGCACGTCCATGCTTGAACATGCTCAACCGTTTGACTTATGAAGTAACAGAAATCGCCTTGGATCTTCCAGGGATCAATTTGGAGTTTTAG
- the dapB gene encoding 4-hydroxy-tetrahydrodipicolinate reductase: MSIRVIIAGFKGKMGQAACQMVLADPDLDLVAVLDSFESESEWQGIPVFNDKADLAGFEADIWVDFTTPAVAYENTRFALENGFAPVVGTTGFTSEEIAELKAFSREQDLGGLIAPNFALGAVLLMQFATQAAKYFPNVEIIELHHDKKKDAPSGTAIKTAELMAEVRESIQQGAPDEEELIAGARGADFDGMRIHSVRLPGLVAHQEVIFGNQGEGLTLRHDSYDRSSFMTGVNLGIKEVVKRHELVYGLEHLL, encoded by the coding sequence ATGAGTATTCGAGTAATTATTGCCGGTTTTAAGGGAAAGATGGGCCAAGCTGCTTGTCAGATGGTCTTGGCTGATCCAGACTTGGACTTGGTCGCAGTTTTGGATTCTTTTGAGTCTGAGTCAGAGTGGCAGGGGATTCCTGTCTTTAATGATAAGGCTGACTTGGCTGGTTTTGAAGCGGATATCTGGGTGGATTTTACTACACCAGCCGTTGCTTACGAAAATACGCGTTTTGCCCTTGAAAATGGCTTTGCTCCTGTCGTAGGAACAACTGGATTCACTAGTGAAGAAATTGCAGAATTAAAAGCATTTTCCCGTGAACAAGATTTGGGTGGCTTGATTGCCCCTAACTTTGCCTTGGGGGCTGTCTTGCTTATGCAATTTGCGACGCAGGCTGCCAAATATTTCCCCAATGTGGAGATTATCGAGCTTCATCATGACAAGAAAAAAGATGCTCCGAGCGGAACAGCTATTAAAACGGCTGAGCTGATGGCGGAAGTGCGAGAGTCTATCCAACAAGGTGCGCCTGATGAGGAAGAATTGATTGCTGGTGCCCGTGGTGCTGATTTTGATGGCATGCGGATCCACTCAGTTCGTTTGCCAGGCTTAGTAGCTCATCAAGAAGTTATCTTTGGCAATCAGGGAGAAGGATTGACCCTTCGTCATGACTCCTATGATCGCAGCTCCTTCATGACAGGGGTCAATTTGGGAATCAAAGAAGTTGTCAAGCGTCATGAGCTTGTCTATGGATTAGAACACTTATTATGA
- a CDS encoding CCA tRNA nucleotidyltransferase translates to MRLTQMPSEFQKALPVLEKIKEAGFEAYFVGGSVRDALLNRPIHDVDIATSSYPEETKQIFPRTADIGIEHGTVLVLDGDEEYEVTTFRTEDVYVDYRRPSAVSFVRSLEEDLKRRDFTVNAFALDETGEIIDLFHGLEDLKNQVLRAVGVASERFNEDALRIMRGFRFQASLGFKLESETFEAMKTLTPLLEKISVERTFVEFDKLLLAPFWRVGLSSMIESRAYDYLPDMAGNQDKLNRLFDLETEFTFESSEQAWAALLWALEIKDAQPFLKHWKTSRQFAKQVQDLLTILALREEGELSKRDCYRFDLDLLLQAENLRQAQGKEVNPQTIKETYQSLSIHDKKEIQINGGVLIKEYGYQPGPDLGEILTEIEFAIVDGELENDRQAIHVYLREKK, encoded by the coding sequence ATGAGATTAACGCAAATGCCTTCTGAATTTCAGAAGGCTTTACCAGTATTAGAAAAAATTAAAGAAGCAGGTTTTGAAGCCTATTTTGTTGGGGGCTCTGTTCGAGATGCCCTCCTCAATCGCCCCATCCACGATGTGGACATTGCGACTTCTTCCTATCCAGAAGAGACCAAGCAGATTTTTCCGCGAACAGCCGATATCGGAATCGAGCACGGAACCGTCTTGGTTTTAGATGGGGACGAGGAGTATGAGGTAACGACCTTTCGGACGGAGGATGTCTATGTGGACTATCGTAGACCTAGTGCGGTCTCCTTTGTTCGTTCGCTAGAAGAAGACCTCAAGCGCCGTGATTTCACAGTTAATGCCTTTGCCTTGGATGAGACAGGTGAAATCATTGACTTGTTCCATGGATTAGAAGATTTGAAAAACCAAGTCTTGCGAGCAGTTGGAGTGGCTAGTGAGCGTTTCAACGAAGATGCTTTGCGGATTATGCGTGGTTTCCGTTTTCAGGCCAGTCTTGGTTTTAAACTTGAGTCAGAAACTTTTGAAGCGATGAAGACTTTGACGCCACTTTTGGAGAAAATTTCTGTGGAGCGCACCTTCGTTGAGTTTGATAAACTCTTGCTGGCACCTTTTTGGCGAGTTGGTCTGTCTTCCATGATTGAGAGTCGAGCTTATGACTATCTTCCAGATATGGCAGGGAACCAGGACAAGCTCAACAGACTGTTTGATTTGGAGACTGAGTTCACTTTTGAATCTTCCGAACAAGCCTGGGCAGCTCTATTGTGGGCTTTGGAGATTAAAGATGCGCAACCATTTTTGAAACATTGGAAGACCTCACGCCAATTTGCCAAGCAGGTTCAGGATTTGCTGACTATTTTGGCTTTGCGAGAAGAAGGAGAGCTGAGCAAGCGGGATTGTTATCGCTTTGACTTGGATTTGCTTTTGCAGGCTGAAAATCTTCGTCAGGCTCAAGGAAAAGAAGTCAACCCACAAACCATCAAAGAAACTTACCAGAGTTTGTCCATTCATGATAAGAAAGAAATCCAAATCAATGGTGGTGTTTTGATTAAGGAATATGGTTATCAACCTGGGCCAGATTTGGGAGAGATTTTAACAGAGATTGAGTTTGCCATTGTCGATGGAGAATTGGAAAATGACCGTCAAGCCATCCATGTTTACCTAAGGGAGAAAAAATGA
- a CDS encoding ABC-F family ATP-binding cassette domain-containing protein, whose product MSDFIVEKLSKSVGDKTVFKDISFIIHDLDRIGLIGVNGTGKTTLLDVLSGVSGFDGDVSPFSAKNDYQIGYLTQDPDFDDSKTVLDTVLSSDLKEIQLIREYELLMLNYSEDKQARLERVMAEMDSLQAWEIESQIKTVLSKLGIQDLSTPVGELSGGLRRRVQLAQVLLGNHDLLLLDEPTNHLDIATIEWLTLFLKNSKKTVLFITHDRYFLDALSTRIFELDRAGLTEYQGNYQDYVRLKAEQDERDAALLHKKEQLYKQELAWMRRQPQARATKQQARINRFHDLKKEVSGGVAETDLTMNFETSRIGKKVIEFKDVSFAYENKPILQDFNLLVQAKDRIGIVGDNGVGKSTLLNLIAGSLEPTKGQVIIGETVRIAYFSQQIDGLDESKRVINYLQEVAEEVKTSGGSTTSIAELLEQFLFPRSTHGTLIEKLSGGEKKRLYLLKLLLEKPNVLLLDEPTNDLDIATLTVLENFLQSFAGPVLTVSHDRYFLDKVATKILAFEDGKIRPFFGHYTDYLDEKAFETDMANQVQKAEKEKVVKVREDKKRMTYQEKQEWASIEGDIEALENRIAAIEEEMQANGSDFGKLATLQKKLDEKNEALLEKYERYEYLSELA is encoded by the coding sequence ATGAGTGATTTTATCGTTGAAAAACTAAGTAAATCCGTTGGTGACAAGACAGTTTTTAAGGATATTTCCTTTATCATCCATGACCTAGACAGAATCGGTCTAATCGGTGTCAATGGAACGGGTAAGACTACCCTTTTAGATGTTCTTTCTGGAGTTTCAGGTTTTGATGGTGATGTCAGTCCTTTTTCAGCTAAAAATGATTACCAGATTGGCTACTTGACTCAGGATCCAGATTTTGACGACAGTAAGACTGTTCTAGATACCGTTCTGTCCAGCGACCTCAAAGAAATCCAGTTGATTCGTGAGTATGAACTCCTCATGCTCAACTATAGCGAGGATAAGCAGGCTCGTTTGGAACGGGTCATGGCTGAGATGGATTCTCTCCAAGCCTGGGAAATCGAAAGTCAGATTAAGACTGTTCTCAGCAAGTTGGGTATTCAGGATTTGTCGACTCCAGTTGGTGAATTGTCAGGTGGTCTGAGAAGACGGGTCCAGTTGGCGCAAGTTCTCCTAGGAAACCACGACCTCTTGCTTCTGGACGAGCCGACCAACCACCTGGACATTGCGACCATTGAGTGGCTGACTCTCTTTTTGAAAAATTCCAAGAAAACAGTTCTCTTTATCACCCACGATCGTTATTTCCTAGACGCTTTATCAACACGGATTTTCGAATTGGATCGCGCAGGATTGACTGAGTATCAGGGAAATTATCAGGACTATGTTCGCCTCAAGGCAGAACAAGATGAGCGTGATGCAGCACTTCTCCACAAAAAAGAACAACTCTATAAGCAAGAATTAGCCTGGATGCGCAGACAACCGCAAGCGCGTGCGACCAAGCAACAGGCCCGTATCAATCGTTTCCACGATTTGAAAAAAGAAGTTTCAGGTGGCGTTGCTGAGACAGACTTGACCATGAACTTTGAAACTAGCCGTATTGGTAAGAAGGTCATCGAGTTTAAGGATGTTTCCTTTGCTTATGAGAATAAGCCGATATTGCAAGATTTTAATCTCTTGGTGCAAGCTAAAGACCGTATCGGTATCGTTGGGGACAATGGTGTTGGGAAGTCAACCCTGCTTAACCTCATCGCAGGAAGTCTTGAGCCGACTAAAGGTCAGGTTATCATAGGTGAGACGGTTCGCATTGCCTATTTCTCTCAACAAATTGATGGCCTGGATGAAAGCAAGCGCGTTATCAATTACCTGCAGGAAGTGGCAGAAGAGGTTAAGACCAGTGGTGGTTCCACAACTTCCATCGCTGAGTTGCTGGAGCAGTTCCTCTTCCCACGTTCGACACATGGAACCTTGATTGAGAAATTGTCTGGTGGAGAGAAAAAACGCCTTTATCTCCTAAAACTACTTTTGGAAAAACCAAATGTTCTTCTTTTGGACGAGCCGACAAATGACCTAGATATTGCGACCTTGACAGTTTTGGAAAATTTCTTGCAGAGCTTTGCAGGGCCAGTATTGACAGTCAGCCACGACCGTTATTTCCTAGATAAGGTAGCGACCAAGATTCTCGCTTTTGAGGATGGCAAGATTCGTCCTTTCTTTGGTCATTACACCGACTACCTTGATGAAAAAGCTTTTGAAACTGATATGGCCAATCAAGTGCAAAAGGCAGAAAAGGAGAAAGTGGTCAAGGTTCGTGAAGACAAGAAACGCATGACCTACCAAGAAAAGCAGGAGTGGGCAAGCATTGAAGGCGATATTGAAGCCTTGGAAAATCGTATCGCTGCTATTGAAGAAGAAATGCAGGCAAACGGCTCTGACTTTGGTAAACTAGCTACTCTTCAAAAAAAACTAGATGAGAAAAACGAAGCACTCCTTGAAAAATACGAACGTTATGAATACCTAAGTGAGTTGGCATGA